A DNA window from Cervus elaphus chromosome 17, mCerEla1.1, whole genome shotgun sequence contains the following coding sequences:
- the LOC122673290 gene encoding uncharacterized protein LOC122673290 — translation MLICRPWRKSACFPLPHSRSRLPLSGGWKAILLETQGSCSPGSRRAQAASSTVSLANPPLPLPSSSRKGKRQDRTSKPTSPLPLFLGELKQKVRFCDSVEREEGGGSKELRVPKLSWFADQTHAARSASAGAPTPRGPRGLARSRRGVGDRFASPCAPGPRRRSYKEGVVNGGGRSIKGVFFSSFGRLVSVWEIGKRLGEERATESPERVEKVIRKPVHCLQLLICLGWCFLSAVQLPSTFQLSGLLDRRPIPHPSVRAPLNSSSRPSSTPNLEGEKFWPRVVPAQEL, via the coding sequence ATGTTGATTTGCAGACCCTGGAGGAAAAGCGCCTGCTTCCCTCTTCCCCATTCCCGCAGCCGTCTTCCCCTCTCGGGAGGATGGAAGGCAATCCTCCTGGAGACCCAGGGCAGCTGTAGCCCAGGATCCCGCAGGGCTCAAGCAGCGAGCAGCACTGTCTCTCTGGCAAATCCTCCCCTACCTCTTCCATCCTCCTCCCGGAAGGGAAAAAGGCAAGATCGAACCTCTAAACCGACTTcacccctccccctcttcctggGGGAGCTGAAGCAGAAAGTACGGTTCTGTGATTcagtggagagagaagagggtggaGGCAGCAAAGAACTCCGAGTGCCAAAACTAAGTTGGTTCGCTGACCAAACGCACGCAGCTCGCAGCGCTTCCGCGGGTGCGCCAACCCCGCGGGGACCAAGGGGCTTGGCGCGGAGCAGGCGCGGGGTCGGGGACCGATTTGCGTCCCCGTGCGCTCCTGGGCCGAGGAGACGTTCCTACAAAGAAGGGGTGGTCAACGGTGGAGGGAGATCGATTAAGGGggtgtttttttcctcctttggccGCCTGGTGAGTGTCTGGGAGATTGGCAAGCGCCTGGGAGAGGAAAGAGCAACAGAGAGCCCTGAAAGAGTGGAGAAAGTGATCCGGAAGCCGGTTCACTGCCTGCAGCTCCTTATCTGCCTGGGTTGGTGCTTTTTATCGGCGGTTCAGCTTCCCAGCACTTTCCAGCTGAGCGGACTGCTGGACCGACGGCCGATCCCACATCCATCAGTGCGCGCGCCTCTCAACTCCTCCTCGAGACCCTCCTCAACTCCTAACCTCGAGGGCGAAAAGTTCTGGCCACGAGTAGTTCCTGCCCAAG